TACATACATATTTTAGCTCGGGACTCGTCAGGCAGTCATACGAGAACCTAAATTGGGTAAACTTAATCGTTCCTTTTCACAAATTGCACAACTCTTTCCATCAACTCCTCCCTATCATTCCAGAAATTTCGACTCTTGATTTGAATGTACGGCCAGTTCATTTTTGATAATAAGGAGGGAGTATAAGCAAAGATGTCTTTAACCGAAGGATTGTCGTAAAAGAGATTATCATCTGACAGTAGCAAACCTTTGTACTGCTCTTTATCCTTAAAACTCAGATCAGCAAAAGGCAATTCTTCTTCTGCTTTTATGGTTTTCATACTGTTTTCTAACTTCTCTTTTACCTTCAATTTTAGGAACCAACTACTTTCGAAGCTATCGACTGGACTTGGCACAGGTTTAAAGTTACCCTTGGAAACATCTAAGGCATATTGTAAGTAAGATTTTAAGAGCTTCGGCCCATTGTTTTTAGCATCATCCACCTTGAGCTGGTCAGGGAACAAGCTACTAACGATGATTACCTTCTCACGGGCCCTCGTGATAGCCACGTTCAATCTGTTTTCTCCTTTTGGAGCATTGATGCTCCCAAATTGCATTCGTAATCTGCCAGACTTATCAGGAGCATAGCCGGTGCTGAAAATGATGATATCTTTTTCATCACCTTGAACATTTTCAATATTTTTCACAAAGAATTTGCTGGGTAAAGTTAGATGCCCTTTTGCAATCTGTTCTTCTAAAATATCCCAAATCAGACTTTGTTGTGGCGCATTAAAAGTGACTACACCTATTTCTTTTTCAGGTTCATTTTTTAGATATTCCTTTATTAGATCTACTACATTCAGGGCTTCAACTTCATTGGCATTTTGTTCCCAAATACCTTCTACTTTGATATAATCAATTCCTGGGTCAGCTTTGTTAATATAATTGAAGTCAGGCAGTAAACGGAGTCGGTTCTTGTAGAAATGACGGTTAGAGAACTCTATAAGATCTAATGATTTACTTCTATAATGTCCAGCCAAGTGCAGGTTCATTACATATTTGTTGGCCAAATCCAATAAAGAGTCAATTTCCAAATCAGGATGGTCCACTTCTTCCTCTTCCCATCGTACTTTATAAAGGTCATTTGGACTTAGCTGTTTATCATCCCCAGCTACCAACACTTGCTTTCCTCTGTACATAGCAGGAATTCCTTTCTCAACAAAGCATTGAGAGGCTTCATCAAAAATTACCAAATCAAAAATTTCCTCCATGGGAAAAATAGCGGAAACTGATTCAGGACTAGCCATCCAGCATGGTATAAGATCAAACAATTCATCTTGAAATTCCTGAATAACCCTTCTTATTGGCCATATTTGTCGTTTTTTTGTAACCTGATGGCTCAAGTCTCTGTAAGAAATCCGATTATTCAATCGGTTATATTCAACATTTGCAAATGTCCTTTCCCGTACTTTTAGGTTAAGAATATCAGTACTTAATTTTAATTTACTTTCAATTTCATATTGGAGATCATCAGTTTGTTTATCAAATTTTCTTGTGGAGACCTCTCGTAAAATTGGATACTTGGTTTCAATATGATTGATCCATTCTAAATAAATGCTGTTCAAGAAAATGGCTTTAATATTATGATGATCAATAGTGACTTCACTTTCATTTAGTAGCTTTACTACCTCTTTCTCATGATTCTCTAAACTTTCATAAAGCTGGTCAAATTGAACTAGTTCATCAAAGTGCCTTTGGAATGTTTTAATGTAAGTCTGCGGTAATCTTTCTTGTTCTAGCTGATCAATTTGGGTTCTAGTGAGATACCGTTTCCATTCATTTTTCTCTTTAATAGTATCCTCAGATAATTGAATAATAGCCTTAATTTTTTCTAAGAATTCTGATAGGGTTTTTCCTTCAATTAAGGAAAATGCTTTGAAATTAGTGAAAGAGCTTATAATTTCTTTCGACTTTATAGCTTGAGTTTGCTCTTGAAACCAATGATTTAGTTCCATCTGATTTTTGGTCGATGGAATATCTTTTAACCATGTTTGTTTTTTGAGTTTCGTCATATTATGCTCAAAATTGAGGCGATTATCCAGTCGTTTCTCCAAGTCTTTTACTCCTGCACTATTCACGGGAAGGCTGTTGGCTAGCAAGACCTTTTTCAAAAAGTATTTCTCTTTCGCAAATAGTAGCCAATGGATCCACTTGGTAGGTCTTTTTCGAGATTGTCTTCTTAACTGGATGATTTTTTGTAAACTCCCTAAATCTTTTGACTGCAAACTGCTTTCAATTCCACCATCTTTATAACAATCATTTAGTACCCTTTGGACATTGCTGAGCCATAAGGCATTTGTATTGTCATCAGAATAATTGAACATGTGAAGTAAGTATTGATAAGCAGTTGTATTTAGTAATTCTTCGAGTTGATTTAATTTTTCTTGATGCTCCACTACATCTTCAAATTCTTTCAAGCTCATTGATGAACCAACCAGTTTCTTTGATTTTTCAGACGTCTGTTGGAAATAGGACGGAATTTTTTCCAACAATTTTACAATCTCCGCTTTGTCACTCAGATCAAAGTTTTTGAAATTCACACGATCTTGCCAAATGAAATCATCCTTACTGAAATCATCCACATAGGTTTGAAAATGAACTAGTTTCTTAGCGAAGTCTTCAATTTGTTTTTTATGAAAGTGCCGGTGAATCTGCTTTAAATTGATTTTAGTATCATTAAAATTGCAATTTAAATAGAGCTCCTTAGCGGAAATACCACATTCTGATTCATCAAATAATGCCAATCTATATTCCT
This is a stretch of genomic DNA from Marivirga harenae. It encodes these proteins:
- a CDS encoding DEAD/DEAH box helicase — encoded protein: MHDILRYYLKRLTNLSGTNRSLLLLRLISDQTLDLHDFDFLLNRSSFSLIEDLIARKKHIPLSAISDPRLEKNNIMSRKLKKLKRIEKFIYDERGAKDLYVGWPFVRGKFQGGTSVRCPLIFFPIEVNEVNGQWVMELREDVNITFNKSFLLAYAHFHGIKISDELIEKVFEIYDPDSRVFRTDLYQIFKESPIELNFNQDNFMDVLHPFKDFKKSDFETYEKEGELKLYPEAVIGIFPQSGSYLVPDYTYLLEKDQEVKDIEEFFLSRNPDKQTEDPSDYSQRYRFIESVKEEETFTVFPMDAYQENALKAVKKGNSLVVQGPPGTGKSQLISNLVTDFIARGKRVLVVCQKRAALDVIHERMKSIDMQPFVALVHDFKNDRKAIFEQIQNQIDRLEEYEAKNNGLDSVQIEREFLKTSRIIDQIVEEKEEYRLALFDESECGISAKELYLNCNFNDTKINLKQIHRHFHKKQIEDFAKKLVHFQTYVDDFSKDDFIWQDRVNFKNFDLSDKAEIVKLLEKIPSYFQQTSEKSKKLVGSSMSLKEFEDVVEHQEKLNQLEELLNTTAYQYLLHMFNYSDDNTNALWLSNVQRVLNDCYKDGGIESSLQSKDLGSLQKIIQLRRQSRKRPTKWIHWLLFAKEKYFLKKVLLANSLPVNSAGVKDLEKRLDNRLNFEHNMTKLKKQTWLKDIPSTKNQMELNHWFQEQTQAIKSKEIISSFTNFKAFSLIEGKTLSEFLEKIKAIIQLSEDTIKEKNEWKRYLTRTQIDQLEQERLPQTYIKTFQRHFDELVQFDQLYESLENHEKEVVKLLNESEVTIDHHNIKAIFLNSIYLEWINHIETKYPILREVSTRKFDKQTDDLQYEIESKLKLSTDILNLKVRERTFANVEYNRLNNRISYRDLSHQVTKKRQIWPIRRVIQEFQDELFDLIPCWMASPESVSAIFPMEEIFDLVIFDEASQCFVEKGIPAMYRGKQVLVAGDDKQLSPNDLYKVRWEEEEVDHPDLEIDSLLDLANKYVMNLHLAGHYRSKSLDLIEFSNRHFYKNRLRLLPDFNYINKADPGIDYIKVEGIWEQNANEVEALNVVDLIKEYLKNEPEKEIGVVTFNAPQQSLIWDILEEQIAKGHLTLPSKFFVKNIENVQGDEKDIIIFSTGYAPDKSGRLRMQFGSINAPKGENRLNVAITRAREKVIIVSSLFPDQLKVDDAKNNGPKLLKSYLQYALDVSKGNFKPVPSPVDSFESSWFLKLKVKEKLENSMKTIKAEEELPFADLSFKDKEQYKGLLLSDDNLFYDNPSVKDIFAYTPSLLSKMNWPYIQIKSRNFWNDREELMERVVQFVKRND